In Diachasmimorpha longicaudata isolate KC_UGA_2023 chromosome 4, iyDiaLong2, whole genome shotgun sequence, a single genomic region encodes these proteins:
- the LOC135161444 gene encoding embryonic polarity protein dorsal-like — translation MDDQETPYIVVLEQPASKEYRFRYECERRSHGSLLGANSTVYKKTFPKIRVVGLKTEAYLIVSCVTKDPPYKVHPHRLITRGIGKSHGVLVIPINPIQNEIELRRLGIQCIRKKDIKQSLEYRKYVEVDPFQQGYDHGNLPGMVDLNVVRLCFQVFFFDAIAQKYIKKSTPVVSDPIYDKPPMINLGILQVDTGVEAIAGVTSLVISAQKIITDDVKVRFFEVRANQVVWEAMEDPVPRKNDHNQMSITVNIPVYPFTSTHDRVKLRIQLVKPLTNESGKAIPFTLFPPTNTPVDRSLTQKHSDTDDFESSQIPVCHQVEARNEQECPNSECLEDTTLNIPQSERENIHYNQNLNIQGSANHNVKQADNPVIPQFIALPDTLLSNPLYSPVIITSHIAPVTTNQLLFDCQRYPASLATSNQLYPLIPGLTPYVYPYPVYETLPSTSEDSPDCSPFSWERISYTRL, via the exons ATGGATGACCAGGAGACACCTTATATTGTAGTATTGGAGCAGCCAGCGAGTAAAGAATATCGATTTCGTTATGAGTGTGAACGAAGATCGCATGGAAGTTTGCTGGGAGCCAACAGTactgtttataaaaaaacatttccgaAGATAagg gTCGTTGGTCTCAAGACTGAGGCTTACCTGATTGTATCTTGTGTCACCAAAGATCCCCCCTATAAGGTTCATCCTCATCGGCTGATCACCAGAGGAATCGGAAAGAGCCACGGAGTTTTAGTAATCCCAATAAACCCCATccaaaatgaaattgaacTTAGAAGGCTGGGAATCCAATGCATCAGAAAAAAAGATATTAAACAATCCTTGGAGTACAGAAAGTACGTCGAGGTGGATCCTTTCCAACAGGGTTACGATCACGGTAATTTACCAGGAATGGTCGACCTAAACGTTGTGCGACTGTGTTTCCAAGTATTCTTCTTTGATGCTATCGCTcaaaaatacattaaaaaatctaccCCAGTCGTGTCAGACCCAATTTATGATAAACCACCAATGATTAATCTCGGTATATTGCAAGTGGATACTGGCGTTGAAGCAATTGCTGGGGTAACATCTTTAGTGATTTCCgcccaaaaaataatcaccgACGACGTAaaagttcgatttttcgaggtAAGGGCGAACCAAGTTGTTTGGGAAGCGATGGAGGATCCAGTTCCAAGGAAGAATGACCACAACCAG ATGTCCATTACCGTGAACATTCCCGTCTATCCATTCACATCCACCCATGATCGAGTCAAGTTGAGGATACAACTCGTGAAACCATTGACTAATGAATCTGGCAAGGCCATCCCCTTCACTTTGTTTCCTCCTACCAATACACCAGTAGATCGTTCATTGACGCAAAAACATTCAGACACCGATGACTTCGAGTCTTCCCAGATCCCGGTATGTCATCAAGTGGAGGCtcggaacgaacaggaatgtCCCAATTCAGAATGTTTAGAGGACACCACCCTAAATATTCCACAAAGCGAACGAGAGAATATCCATTACAACCAGAATTTGAACATCCAAGGATCTGCCAACCATAATGTCAAACAAGCAGACAATCCGGTGATTCCACAGTTTATAGCACTTCCAGATACACTTCTATCCAATCCATTGTATTCTCCAGTCATCATAACGTCTCATATAGCTCCAGTGACCACCAACCAGCTGCTGTTCGACTGTCAACGTTACCCAGCGAGCCTAGCTACTTCCAATCAATTGTACCCCCTGATCCCTGGGCTCACTCCCTACGTATACCCGTATCCCGTTTATGAAACTCTTCCGTCCACCTCTGAAGACAGTCCTGACTGCTCACCGTTTTCATGGGAACGCATAAGCTACACCCGCTTGTAG
- the LOC135161441 gene encoding embryonic polarity protein dorsal-like isoform X2: MDQSFNVNNDLDINDIIEVIKTNDPGFGEGVASQPPQPPSMLSKPSSPESTPYVEIIEQPAGKALRFRYECEGRSAGSIPGVNSMPENKTFPTIRIVGYKGRAVVVVSCVTMNPPYRPHPHNLVGKEGCKKGVCTIEVPVDTMTVSFANLGIQCVKRKEIPLALNVREKIQVDPFRTGFEHKPSIDLNAVRLCFQVFLEGPTPGKFKRPLKPIVSDPIYDKKAKSDLSITKLSHFSASVAGGTEMILLCDKVAKEDIQVRFFEKKGDQVVWEGLADFQPANVHKQFAIAFRTPAYRNHQVDQPVEVYIQLRRPSDGTTSEPLPFQMLPIGADDPDSLKRKRKKCNTSPTTLVSQYLAAEAKNEPEMMAPSMPFNINVVKPEPMENILDYTSVLQLSGSSPMYAAAAAGSISPLSPQNLQVPGGAGSPMYATAPTGAASPISPQNFHTFRADHSPGRTPSPMNLPYIAPIQPQTLTPQYAPSPDHVSPNLAPQLVYPNQLIAINSPTPELQNVLHPSPIYNVQDQENVRMVDSFNINQLGSLDSELMGSSEGATLSETFYHSLSLLDAEGGQSDSFTQMENNIIQELFPVNNMYPTTHNIMD; this comes from the exons ATGGATCAGTCTTTCAATGTGAATAATGACTTGGACATCAATGATATTA TTGAAGTAATTAAGACCAATGACCCTGGCTTCGGCGAGGGGGTTGCTAGTCAGCCGCCACAACCCCCAAGTATGCTCTCCAAGCCCAGCTCACCAGAAAGCACACCGTACGTCGAAATTATTGAGCAACCGGCTGGCAAGGCACTCCGGTTCAGATATGAGTGTGAAGGTCGATCTGCGGGCAGCATACCAGGGGTCAATAGCATGCCCGAGAACAAGACATTTCCTACGATACGG ATCGTTGGATACAAAGGACGTGCTGTGGTGGTAGTTTCGTGTGTAACGATGAATCCACCGTATAGACCTCATCCTCATAACCTTGTCGGTAAAGAGGGTTGCAAGAAGGGTGTGTGTACTATTGAAGTACCCGTAGATACCATGACAGTGAGCTTCGCCAATTTAGGAATTCAGTGTgttaaaagaaaagaaatccCTCTGGCACTCaatgtgagagaaaaaattcaagtggaTCCATTTCGCACTGGTTTCGAGCACAAACCTAGTATTGATCTCAATGCCGTCAGGCTGTGCTTCCAAGTATTCCTGGAAGGACCTACTCCGGGGAAATTCAAAAGACCTTTAAAACCTATTGTATCGGATCCAATTTACGATAAGA AGGCAAAATCAGATTTGAGTATAACGAAATTGAGCCACTTCAGTGCCTCAGTAGCTGGAGGAACTGAAATGATACTCCTGTGTGATAAGGTAGCGAAAGAAGATATTCAAGTGCGTTTTTTTGAGAAGAAAGGTGATCAAGTGGTTTGGGAGGGGCTTGCTGATTTTCAACCTGCGAATGTTCATAAACAG TTCGCAATAGCATTCAGAACTCCAGCATACCGCAATCACCAGGTAGACCAGCCCGTTGAGGTGTACATCCAACTGAGAAGGCCCTCAGACGGGACTACGAGTGAACCGCTTCCCTTCCAGATGCTCCCGATAGGTGCAG ATGATCCAGATTCGTTAAAAAGAAAGAGGAAAAAGTGTAATACCAGTCCTACCACACTTGTTTCACAATATTTAGCAGCTGAGGCTAAGAACG AACCTGAAATGATGGCGCCCTCGATGCCGTTCAACATCAATGTAGTGAAACCTGAAccaatggaaaatatattgGATTATACAAGCGTGCTGCAACTGAGTGGGAGTTCTCCAATGTATGCCGCAGCTGCAGCGGGTTCAATATCTCCACTGTCCCCTCAGAATCTTCAAGTACCAGGTGGAGCAGGATCTCCAATGTATGCAACAGCTCCAACGGGAGCTGCATCTCCAATATCACCGCAAAATTTTCATACCTTCAG GGCCGATCATTCTCCTGGCAGGACTCCTTCTCCCATGAATTTGCCCTACATCGCTCCCATTCAGCCTCAAACCCTGACGCCCCAGTATGCGCCATCACCGGACCACGTGAGCCCCAATCTAGCTCCTCAACTTGTGTACCCCAACCAGTTGATAGCCATAAACAGCCCCACCCCGGAGCTGCAGAATGTGCTTCATCCTTCTCCAATTTACAATGTGCAGGATCAGGAGAATGTCAGAATGGTCGACAGTTTCAACATTAATCAACTGGGGAGTTTAGATTCTGAACTTATGGGATCGTCAGAGGGAGCAACgctatcagaaactttttacCACTCACTATCGCTCTTAGACGCTGAAGGG GGGCAATCAGACAGTTTCACACAAATGGAGAATAACATAATTCAAGAGCTGTTTCCAGTGAACAACATGTATCCAACCACTCACAACATCATGGACTAA
- the LOC135161441 gene encoding embryonic polarity protein dorsal-like isoform X1: MDQSFNVNNDLDINDIIEVIKTNDPGFGEGVASQPPQPPSMLSKPSSPESTPYVEIIEQPAGKALRFRYECEGRSAGSIPGVNSMPENKTFPTIRIVGYKGRAVVVVSCVTMNPPYRPHPHNLVGKEGCKKGVCTIEVPVDTMTVSFANLGIQCVKRKEIPLALNVREKIQVDPFRTGFEHKPSIDLNAVRLCFQVFLEGPTPGKFKRPLKPIVSDPIYDKKAKSDLSITKLSHFSASVAGGTEMILLCDKVAKEDIQVRFFEKKGDQVVWEGLADFQPANVHKQFAIAFRTPAYRNHQVDQPVEVYIQLRRPSDGTTSEPLPFQMLPIGAGRPNFWSLRRALTRKKADPTTFSKILATEASLYPTHKISRSIDEFNNNELDLTCPSGKLSALRALNDLYNVQNTLGVQNGGSLRLSQSQENITPKRPLIDDENNEITIISESKVQNSLNKAASIKDDISPKKIHYEPEKMSANYYSESPKEKHWLNYSEVGKWVQKNQQSENVEKLDYSDSKNDENDPKLNELLNQVAELDQIYADTHEKILQATFNRDLRDHQMEIDVCDNQTYTSLQMAMKNPVDIYDMKDDRKYEDVAVPSIEANVPPPRPPPLAAKRDVAKAYEEKLPPLPPKRIRKMPSMPVLPRTASCGAVSGTGSEAPHKKLPLLPSTLRPKQGIFSKLFAKKNKKEKDNQSFRHSIGAFKDSLEEFQSQNQLARPSVTSITGVKSFDIDGDESPPYGIELTEAEHYALYTAMAPHATASEFDEMSFYYSPVEGGKILTEAKET; encoded by the exons ATGGATCAGTCTTTCAATGTGAATAATGACTTGGACATCAATGATATTA TTGAAGTAATTAAGACCAATGACCCTGGCTTCGGCGAGGGGGTTGCTAGTCAGCCGCCACAACCCCCAAGTATGCTCTCCAAGCCCAGCTCACCAGAAAGCACACCGTACGTCGAAATTATTGAGCAACCGGCTGGCAAGGCACTCCGGTTCAGATATGAGTGTGAAGGTCGATCTGCGGGCAGCATACCAGGGGTCAATAGCATGCCCGAGAACAAGACATTTCCTACGATACGG ATCGTTGGATACAAAGGACGTGCTGTGGTGGTAGTTTCGTGTGTAACGATGAATCCACCGTATAGACCTCATCCTCATAACCTTGTCGGTAAAGAGGGTTGCAAGAAGGGTGTGTGTACTATTGAAGTACCCGTAGATACCATGACAGTGAGCTTCGCCAATTTAGGAATTCAGTGTgttaaaagaaaagaaatccCTCTGGCACTCaatgtgagagaaaaaattcaagtggaTCCATTTCGCACTGGTTTCGAGCACAAACCTAGTATTGATCTCAATGCCGTCAGGCTGTGCTTCCAAGTATTCCTGGAAGGACCTACTCCGGGGAAATTCAAAAGACCTTTAAAACCTATTGTATCGGATCCAATTTACGATAAGA AGGCAAAATCAGATTTGAGTATAACGAAATTGAGCCACTTCAGTGCCTCAGTAGCTGGAGGAACTGAAATGATACTCCTGTGTGATAAGGTAGCGAAAGAAGATATTCAAGTGCGTTTTTTTGAGAAGAAAGGTGATCAAGTGGTTTGGGAGGGGCTTGCTGATTTTCAACCTGCGAATGTTCATAAACAG TTCGCAATAGCATTCAGAACTCCAGCATACCGCAATCACCAGGTAGACCAGCCCGTTGAGGTGTACATCCAACTGAGAAGGCCCTCAGACGGGACTACGAGTGAACCGCTTCCCTTCCAGATGCTCCCGATAGGTGCAGGTAGGCCTAACTTCTGGTCACTTCGTAGAGCCTTAACGCGAAAAAAAGCAGACCCCACGACATTCAGCAAAATCCTCGCCACCGAGGCGTCATTATATCCTACTCACAAAATATCCCGTAGTATTGACGAGTTCAACAACAACGAACTCGATCTGACATGTCCGAGTGGGAAATTGTCAGCCTTACGTGCCCTAAATGATCTTTATAATGTTCAAAATACTTTAGGAGTGCAAAATGGTGGATCGCTGAGGCTGAGCCAGTCTCAAGAAAACATTACCCCAAAACGACCCCTTattgatgatgaaaataacGAAATAACAATAATCTCAGAATCAAAAGTGCAAAATTCACTAAATAAAGCAGCAAGTATAAAGGACGACATTAgtcctaaaaaaattcattatgaGCCAGAAAAAATGAGCGCAAATTATTATTCTGAGTCCCCAAAAGAAAAACATTGGCTTAATTACTCTGAAGTTGGAAAATGGgtacaaaaaaatcaacagtcCGAAAATGTAGAAAAACTTGACTATTCTGACTCAAAAAACGACGAAAACGACCCAAAACTCAATGAACTACTGAATCAGGTGGCGGAGCTTGATCAAATCTACGCAGAtactcacgaaaaaatattacaagcGACATTCAACAGGGATTTAAGGGATCACCAGATGGAAATCGATGTTTGTGACAATCAAACGTACACTAGTCTACAAATGGCCATGAAAAATCCAGTGGACATTTATGACATGAAAGATGATAGAAAGTATGAGGATGTGGCGGTGCCGAGCATAGAGGCAAACGTTCCACCACCACGGCCCCCACCATTGGCTGCCAAAAGAGATGTCGCGAAGGCATACGAAGAGAAATTGCCCCCATTGCCGCCGAAGAGAATCCGAAAAATGCCATCGATGCCGGTTTTACCCCGAACAGCGTCTTGTGGAGCTGTGAGTGGAACTGGCTCAGAGGCACCTCACAAAAAATTACCCTTACTTCCGAGCACTCTTCGACCCAAGCAGGGAATATTCTCTAAATTATTCgccaagaaaaataaaaaggaaaaagatAATCAGTCGTTTAGACACAGCATTGGTGCTTTCAAAGACAGCTTGGAAGAGTTTCAGAGTCAGAACCAATTGGCTAGACCGAGTGTAACCAGTATCACTGGTGTTAAATCGTTTGATATTGATGGCGATGAATCTCCACCCTATGGAATTGAGCTCACTGAGGCTGAACATTATGCTCTTTATACTGCAATGGCACCACATGCCACTGCTTCCGAATTTGATGAAATGTCATTTTACTATAGCCCAGTGGAGGGTGGAAAAATCCTCACCGAAGCCAAGGAAACATAA
- the LOC135161443 gene encoding uncharacterized protein LOC135161443 isoform X1: MPRNITFLLCIHLFLIDALINPNNNFKKRDLHDIEYQTSLTCKKNSSSLQLSIEKMPQASIGPRGDASHVSQPVRQRKGPTAIPISGRNLSKCLNRVQLASKYHSHRPAVKHSFRTPRISTATCPSTFRAPIASSCRKSLSMVDLSPAKIDANLQIRSERGRPPTEMGQVGEGCSNGQILTGRAHNEGEGTIKSAASLVCHALAVNAWRRRRDEVAELSGSIEKLGQQVDHLQLQIAVLRRLLETENNRVAKLSGEVHCTRTQLDEEIKQKGQLIAEKEQLEIEVQRSKQVSENREIFAENLKNDLLSVKDQLAALEIQMSKEREKLLKLHEDKKILLEKVSRSEALATERGEKAKRVEKIYEELQGRFAVQVGIIDTLQGDKQKLSRDLKIAEIEKVRLEKRLSASEESGKALSLRVNDIEMQLGDREAALRRIETAYNAQLIELDDLRERLVRQSQESRWSNAVLQIAGRVVRAPRAILRTLSFLSVTPQPTHP, translated from the exons ATGCCCAGGAACATCACCTTTCTATTATGCATTCACTTATTTTTAATAGACGCATTGATCAATCCcaacaacaattttaaaaaac GGGATCTTCAtgacattgaatatcaaactTCACTCACTTGCAAGAAAAACTCCTCATCATTGCAActgtcaattgaaaaaatgccaCAAGCGTCGATCGGTCCACGAGGAGACGCCTCTCACGTTAGTCAGCCCGTGCGTCAGAGAAAAGGGCCAACCGCAATCCCAATATCCGGCAGAAACCTTTCGAAATGTTTGAATCGAGTTCAACTGGCCTCAAAGTATCACAGTCATCGTCCGGCTGTTAAACACAGCTTCAGGACGCCCAGAATATCGACTGCAACATGCCCATCCACTTTCCGTGCACCTATTGCGTCATCATGTAGAAAAAGTCTCTCTATGGTCGATTTATCGCCCGCGAAAATTGATGCTAATTTGCAGATCAG GTCAGAGCGAGGTAGACCACCGACAGAAATGGGACAAGTGGGTGAGGGATGTTCAAATGGCCAGATTTTGACCGGAAGGGCTCATAATGAAGGAGAGGGGACTATTAAAAGCGCTGCTAGCCTAGTTTGTCATGCATTAGCGGTCAATGCTTGGAGAAGAAGGAGAGACGAGGTTGCAGAGCTTAGTGGAAGTATTGAAAAGCTTGGTCAACAGGTCGACCATCTGCAGCTGCAGATCGCCGTGCTCAGGAGACTGCTGGAGACCGAGAATAACCGGGTCGCCAAACTCAGCGGTGAAGTTCATTGTACTAGAACACAGCTGGATGAGGAGATCAAACAAAAAGGACAACTCATTGCT GAAAAAGAACAGCTGGAGATTGAAGTACAGAGATCCAAGCAAGTTTCGGAGAACAGAGAAATCTTTGCGGAGAATTTGAAGAATGACTTGCTCTCTGTGAAGGATCAATTGGCAGCTTTGGAGATTCAGATGTCCAAGGAGCGCGAGAAACTTCTCAAACTCCATGAGGATAAGAAAATCCTACTCGAGAAG GTCTCACGAAGCGAAGCTCTAGCTACTGAGCGAGGAGAGAAAGCCAagagagttgaaaaaatatacgaGGAGTTGCAGGGGAGGTTTGCAGTCCAAGTGGGCATAATTGACACTCTCCAAGGAGATAAGCAAAAGCTCAGCAG GGATTTGAAAATCGCGGAGATAGAAAAAGTAAGATTGGAAAAGAGGCTGTCAGCGAGTGAAGAATCTGGGAAAGCTTTAAGCCTGCGCGTTAATGATATTGAGATGCAGTTGGGAGATAGGGAAGCTGCACTTCGAAGAATTGAAACAGCATATAATGCTCAATT aattGAGCTTGATGACCTTCGAGAGCGACTTGTGCGTCAGAGTCAAGAAAGTCGATGGAGTAACGCAGTTCTTCAAATTGCTGGGCGCGTTGTAAGGGCGCCGCGGGCTATCCTGAGAACTCTCtcctttctctctgtcaccccCCAGCCCACTCACCCATGA
- the LOC135161443 gene encoding uncharacterized protein LOC135161443 isoform X2, which produces MPRNITFLLCIHLFLIDALINPNNNFKKRDLHDIEYQTSLTCKKNSSSLQLSIEKMPQASIGPRGDASHVSQPVRQRKGPTAIPISGRNLSKCLNRVQLASKYHSHRPAVKHSFRTPRISTATCPSTFRAPIASSCRKSLSMVDLSPAKIDANLQIRSERGRPPTEMGQVGEGCSNGQILTGRAHNEGEGTIKSAASLVCHALAVNAWRRRRDEVAELSGSIEKLGQQVDHLQLQIAVLRRLLETENNRVAKLSGEVHCTRTQLDEEIKQKGQLIAEKEQLEIEVQRSKQVSENREIFAENLKNDLLSVKDQLAALEIQMSKEREKLLKLHEDKKILLEKVSRSEALATERGEKAKRVEKIYEELQGRFAVQVGIIDTLQGDKQKLSRDLKIAEIEKVRLEKRLSASEESGKALSLRVNDIEMQLGDREAALRRIETAYNAQL; this is translated from the exons ATGCCCAGGAACATCACCTTTCTATTATGCATTCACTTATTTTTAATAGACGCATTGATCAATCCcaacaacaattttaaaaaac GGGATCTTCAtgacattgaatatcaaactTCACTCACTTGCAAGAAAAACTCCTCATCATTGCAActgtcaattgaaaaaatgccaCAAGCGTCGATCGGTCCACGAGGAGACGCCTCTCACGTTAGTCAGCCCGTGCGTCAGAGAAAAGGGCCAACCGCAATCCCAATATCCGGCAGAAACCTTTCGAAATGTTTGAATCGAGTTCAACTGGCCTCAAAGTATCACAGTCATCGTCCGGCTGTTAAACACAGCTTCAGGACGCCCAGAATATCGACTGCAACATGCCCATCCACTTTCCGTGCACCTATTGCGTCATCATGTAGAAAAAGTCTCTCTATGGTCGATTTATCGCCCGCGAAAATTGATGCTAATTTGCAGATCAG GTCAGAGCGAGGTAGACCACCGACAGAAATGGGACAAGTGGGTGAGGGATGTTCAAATGGCCAGATTTTGACCGGAAGGGCTCATAATGAAGGAGAGGGGACTATTAAAAGCGCTGCTAGCCTAGTTTGTCATGCATTAGCGGTCAATGCTTGGAGAAGAAGGAGAGACGAGGTTGCAGAGCTTAGTGGAAGTATTGAAAAGCTTGGTCAACAGGTCGACCATCTGCAGCTGCAGATCGCCGTGCTCAGGAGACTGCTGGAGACCGAGAATAACCGGGTCGCCAAACTCAGCGGTGAAGTTCATTGTACTAGAACACAGCTGGATGAGGAGATCAAACAAAAAGGACAACTCATTGCT GAAAAAGAACAGCTGGAGATTGAAGTACAGAGATCCAAGCAAGTTTCGGAGAACAGAGAAATCTTTGCGGAGAATTTGAAGAATGACTTGCTCTCTGTGAAGGATCAATTGGCAGCTTTGGAGATTCAGATGTCCAAGGAGCGCGAGAAACTTCTCAAACTCCATGAGGATAAGAAAATCCTACTCGAGAAG GTCTCACGAAGCGAAGCTCTAGCTACTGAGCGAGGAGAGAAAGCCAagagagttgaaaaaatatacgaGGAGTTGCAGGGGAGGTTTGCAGTCCAAGTGGGCATAATTGACACTCTCCAAGGAGATAAGCAAAAGCTCAGCAG GGATTTGAAAATCGCGGAGATAGAAAAAGTAAGATTGGAAAAGAGGCTGTCAGCGAGTGAAGAATCTGGGAAAGCTTTAAGCCTGCGCGTTAATGATATTGAGATGCAGTTGGGAGATAGGGAAGCTGCACTTCGAAGAATTGAAACAGCATATAATGCTCAATTGTAA